One segment of uncultured Methanobrevibacter sp. DNA contains the following:
- the aspS gene encoding aspartate--tRNA(Asn) ligase, protein MQGLLKDWRRTNYANECTSEIAGSDITVMGWVHEIRDFGGIMFVILRDVTGRVQITAPSKKVEAEILEELRNLRKESVVAIKGTAQEAPKAPNGVEILPKEVKILNLANQPLPMDPTEKVKAGIDTRLDSRFLDIRKENVSAIFKIKGQMFHTIRDFFYDNGFYEINTPKLVASATEGGTELFPITYFEKEAFLGQSPQLYKQMMMASGMDKVFEIGQIFRAEEHDTLRHLNEAVSIDAEASFADDEDVMKILNDMIIQVLKDVNENCADELDILGHELEVPSGDFPVVTYDEALDIVNSKDVEMEWGEDLSREAEKALGDTMGGFYFLTRWPSEIKPFYVMPVDGDEKYSHAFDLMYNNLELSSGATRVHQYDLLVKQIEERGLNPAGFGSYLKAFEYGMPPHAGWGVGADRLTMVLTGSENIRECVLFPRDRHRLTP, encoded by the coding sequence TTGCAAGGTTTATTAAAAGATTGGAGAAGAACTAATTACGCTAATGAATGCACTTCTGAAATTGCAGGCAGTGACATTACCGTCATGGGTTGGGTACATGAAATCCGTGACTTTGGTGGAATCATGTTTGTAATTCTACGTGATGTAACTGGTAGAGTTCAAATTACAGCTCCAAGTAAAAAAGTAGAAGCAGAAATATTAGAAGAATTAAGAAATTTAAGAAAAGAATCAGTTGTAGCTATTAAAGGTACTGCTCAGGAAGCTCCTAAAGCTCCAAACGGCGTTGAAATTTTACCAAAAGAAGTTAAAATTTTAAACTTAGCTAACCAGCCTTTACCAATGGATCCAACTGAAAAAGTTAAAGCTGGAATTGATACAAGATTAGATTCAAGATTCTTGGATATCAGAAAAGAAAATGTTTCAGCAATTTTCAAAATTAAAGGTCAAATGTTCCATACTATCAGAGATTTCTTCTATGATAATGGATTTTATGAAATTAACACTCCTAAACTTGTAGCTTCAGCTACTGAAGGAGGAACTGAATTATTCCCAATTACATACTTTGAAAAAGAGGCTTTCCTTGGCCAATCTCCACAATTATACAAACAGATGATGATGGCTAGTGGAATGGATAAGGTATTCGAAATAGGTCAAATCTTCAGGGCTGAAGAGCACGATACCTTAAGACACTTGAACGAAGCTGTTTCCATTGATGCAGAAGCATCATTTGCTGACGATGAAGATGTAATGAAAATCTTAAACGACATGATCATTCAGGTATTGAAAGATGTTAATGAAAACTGTGCTGATGAATTGGACATTTTAGGCCATGAACTTGAAGTGCCTTCTGGTGATTTCCCTGTTGTGACCTATGATGAAGCACTTGATATCGTAAACTCCAAAGATGTTGAAATGGAATGGGGAGAAGACTTGTCTCGTGAAGCTGAAAAGGCATTAGGTGACACAATGGGTGGATTCTACTTCTTGACCAGATGGCCAAGTGAAATCAAACCGTTCTATGTCATGCCTGTAGACGGCGATGAAAAATACTCTCATGCCTTTGATTTAATGTACAACAACTTAGAGTTATCTTCTGGTGCTACTCGTGTTCATCAATACGATTTGCTCGTAAAACAAATAGAAGAAAGAGGATTAAACCCTGCTGGATTTGGAAGCTATCTTAAAGCATTTGAATATGGTATGCCTCCTCATGCAGGTTGGGGTGTAGGTGCCGACAGGTTAACCATGGTATTAACCGGCTCTGAAAACATCCGTGAATGTGTACTCTTCCCAAGAGACAGACACAGATTAACCCCTTAA
- a CDS encoding zinc-ribbon domain-containing protein, translating into MVKCPKCGNEAHDNPYCANCGTKIEKEIICPECNQKLDESSAFCPNCGTKLEDSGEEENKDNENEASQEKTEDKEETDKKDTEDNKEESKDEASQEEETDKKDTEDNKEESKDEASQEEETDKKDTEDEKEEPKEEIKETTSNTDDGEKEYCPFCHTEIDDETDFCPECGKSVNIDKQSMSGIKNTINFKNLIVCSIISIILSVFISLIFCYIFAGMHGDYYPIGFIISLIITIGIFGSFKDIINGGLLGIVTGLVLGLLSNYIVELSSGFTFSYEMLFGYSAVIFTIFGLIMGIIAVKILRKPVKKLIDVDKIL; encoded by the coding sequence ATGGTTAAATGTCCAAAATGCGGAAATGAAGCTCATGACAACCCATATTGTGCCAATTGTGGTACTAAAATCGAAAAGGAGATAATTTGTCCAGAGTGCAATCAAAAACTTGATGAATCAAGTGCATTTTGTCCAAACTGTGGCACAAAACTTGAAGATTCAGGTGAAGAAGAAAATAAAGACAACGAAAATGAAGCTTCACAAGAAAAAACTGAAGATAAAGAAGAAACCGATAAAAAAGATACCGAAGACAACAAAGAAGAAAGCAAAGACGAAGCTTCACAAGAAGAAGAAACCGATAAAAAAGATACCGAAGACAACAAAGAAGAAAGCAAAGACGAAGCTTCACAAGAAGAAGAAACCGATAAAAAAGATACCGAAGATGAAAAGGAAGAGCCTAAGGAAGAAATTAAAGAAACTACTTCAAATACAGATGATGGTGAAAAAGAGTATTGCCCATTTTGCCATACTGAAATTGATGATGAAACCGATTTCTGTCCGGAATGCGGAAAATCAGTAAATATAGACAAGCAGTCAATGAGCGGAATAAAAAATACAATAAACTTCAAAAACCTAATAGTATGTTCCATAATTTCCATCATACTTTCAGTATTTATTTCATTAATCTTTTGTTACATATTCGCAGGCATGCATGGAGATTACTATCCGATAGGATTCATAATAAGCTTGATTATAACCATAGGAATATTCGGATCATTTAAAGATATAATAAATGGCGGATTACTTGGAATTGTTACAGGACTTGTATTGGGATTATTAAGCAATTACATTGTTGAGCTTTCAAGCGGGTTCACCTTCAGTTACGAAATGCTCTTCGGATACTCCGCTGTAATATTCACAATATTCGGACTGATAATGGGAATAATTGCAGTAAAAATCCTAAGAAAACCAGTGAAAAAACTTATCGATGTCGATAAAATATTATAA
- a CDS encoding DapH/DapD/GlmU-related protein yields the protein MDFERVDMDNLSEEELQEAFKMNEILFRLNHTMPMTPEYGEVLKELFGDNIGENSMVQAPLSGAALDRLKIGNNVFINSNCLAMARGGITIEDDVMLAANVQLLSNNHDEYDRQVLLCKPIHIKKGAWIGAGASILPGVTIGEYAIVGAGAIVTKDVGDYEVAVGVPAKIVKKLDQKKFEK from the coding sequence ATGGATTTTGAACGAGTAGATATGGATAATCTTTCTGAAGAGGAACTGCAAGAAGCCTTTAAAATGAATGAAATTCTTTTTCGGCTTAATCATACAATGCCAATGACTCCTGAATATGGAGAAGTATTAAAGGAGCTTTTTGGTGATAACATTGGTGAAAACTCAATGGTTCAGGCGCCTTTGTCCGGTGCGGCCTTGGATAGACTGAAGATTGGAAACAATGTTTTCATCAATTCCAACTGTCTTGCAATGGCACGTGGCGGAATTACCATTGAAGATGATGTAATGCTTGCGGCAAATGTTCAATTGCTCTCAAATAATCATGATGAATATGACAGACAGGTTTTGCTTTGCAAGCCGATACATATCAAAAAAGGAGCATGGATTGGTGCCGGTGCAAGTATTCTTCCTGGTGTGACAATAGGTGAATATGCCATTGTGGGAGCCGGAGCCATCGTTACAAAAGATGTTGGCGACTACGAGGTTGCCGTTGGCGTTCCTGCAAAAATAGTTAAAAAATTAGATCAAAAAAAATTTGAAAAATAG
- the hisD gene encoding histidinol dehydrogenase encodes MEILNYSEIDLTETIKRSEEDVNKVLDIVSDILNNVKLNKDDAIREYTEKFDGVTIENLKVSKDEIEEAYDTLDDSLLVALKQAASNIEKFHKKQIPSEWELEVNPGIVAGQIVRPINSAGCYIPGGRAAYPSSILMTVIPAKIAGVKKVVCVTPPQKDGKILDAILVAADIAGADEIYKVGGAQAIAGLAYGTESIPRVEKIVGPGNIFVTAAKKLVYGQVDIEFPAGPSEVLILADDSANPEFLATDILAQAEHDPNASCFLVTDSKDLAIKTDEFVNQLTQIAPRREIIEESLSKSGKIIITNTMDEAIYVTNEYAPEHLIISTKDDDETLSHINNAGSIFLGSYSPVAAGDYGSGTNHVLPTGGGAKMYSGLSTEAFIKKPTVQRLTKEGLKELSKTSVPIAEYEGFFAHANSFKTRLK; translated from the coding sequence ATGGAAATACTAAATTATTCTGAAATAGATTTAACCGAAACAATCAAAAGATCAGAAGAAGATGTAAACAAGGTACTGGACATAGTTTCTGATATTTTAAACAACGTTAAATTAAATAAGGATGATGCTATTCGTGAATATACCGAGAAGTTTGATGGGGTTACAATAGAAAATTTGAAAGTATCCAAAGATGAAATTGAAGAGGCTTATGATACTTTAGATGATTCATTACTTGTTGCACTGAAACAAGCCGCATCAAATATTGAAAAATTTCATAAAAAACAAATTCCATCTGAATGGGAATTGGAGGTAAATCCTGGAATAGTTGCAGGTCAAATTGTAAGGCCGATTAACTCTGCTGGATGTTATATTCCTGGTGGTCGTGCGGCTTACCCTTCATCAATATTAATGACTGTAATTCCTGCAAAAATTGCTGGCGTAAAAAAAGTGGTCTGTGTGACTCCGCCTCAAAAAGATGGAAAAATTTTAGATGCAATTCTGGTTGCAGCTGACATCGCAGGTGCTGATGAGATTTACAAAGTTGGTGGTGCTCAGGCAATTGCAGGACTTGCATATGGTACCGAATCAATACCTCGAGTAGAAAAAATTGTAGGTCCAGGTAATATATTCGTTACTGCAGCAAAAAAATTGGTATATGGTCAAGTAGATATCGAGTTTCCTGCAGGTCCATCAGAAGTGTTGATATTGGCTGATGATAGTGCAAATCCTGAATTTTTAGCAACTGATATTTTGGCACAGGCAGAACATGACCCAAACGCTTCATGTTTCCTGGTAACTGATAGCAAAGATTTGGCAATTAAAACAGATGAATTTGTTAATCAATTAACCCAAATAGCACCAAGGCGTGAAATTATTGAAGAGTCATTGTCCAAAAGCGGAAAAATCATTATCACAAACACAATGGATGAGGCAATTTATGTTACAAATGAATACGCTCCAGAACACTTAATAATATCCACTAAAGACGATGACGAGACATTATCACACATTAACAATGCAGGTTCAATATTTTTAGGTTCATATTCCCCAGTTGCAGCAGGTGATTATGGATCCGGAACAAACCATGTTTTGCCTACCGGAGGAGGAGCCAAAATGTATTCCGGTCTTTCAACAGAGGCTTTCATCAAAAAACCGACTGTTCAAAGATTAACAAAAGAAGGCCTTAAGGAATTATCAAAAACTTCAGTCCCGATTGCTGAATATGAAGGATTCTTTGCACATGCAAATTCATTCAAAACAAGATTGAAATAA
- the ilvD gene encoding dihydroxy-acid dehydratase, giving the protein MISDNVKKGIQRAPHRSLLRACGLDDDDFKKPFIGIANSFTDIVPGHIHLRELVEFVKEGIIAAGGIPFEFDTMAVCDGISMNHEGMKYSLPSREIIAATVESMTKGHAFDGLVLIPSCDKVVPGMIMGAARVNVPSIVVTGGPMASGEYNGKPADLITVFEAVGAYSAGKMSEEEVKELEKCACPGAGSCSGLFTANTMACITETFGLSLPTCATTHARTDENNQIAFESGKQILKLVEDDIRPSDILTQGAFNNAIAVDMALGGSSNTALHIPAIASEVDGIDVDLELFDKISREVPHITLISPAGEDSMMDLHLAGGIQAVLKTLGDKIDTSQLTVTGKTIRENLETVENKNTDVIHTLDSPVHEDGGIAILKGNLAPNGSVVKKGAVADHLMHLKGPAKVYNSEEDVTKAIFDHEIEEGDIVVIRYEGPKGGPGMREMLNPTSALAGMNIKDVGLITDGRFSGGTRGPCIGHVSPEAREDGPIAAIQNGDIIEIDINNRIINVELSDAEIEERLKSIEHPESDVDGWLAIYQKLVHSADTGAIMR; this is encoded by the coding sequence ATGATAAGTGATAATGTTAAAAAAGGAATTCAAAGAGCTCCACACAGATCTCTTTTAAGAGCTTGCGGTTTAGATGATGACGATTTTAAAAAGCCATTCATCGGAATTGCTAACAGTTTTACAGACATTGTTCCAGGTCATATCCATTTAAGGGAATTGGTCGAGTTTGTAAAAGAAGGAATTATCGCTGCCGGAGGTATTCCATTCGAATTTGACACCATGGCAGTATGTGACGGAATCAGTATGAATCATGAAGGTATGAAATATTCCCTCCCTTCACGTGAAATAATTGCTGCAACCGTTGAGTCCATGACCAAAGGCCATGCATTTGATGGGCTTGTATTGATTCCAAGCTGTGATAAGGTAGTTCCTGGAATGATTATGGGTGCTGCGAGAGTAAATGTACCTTCAATTGTAGTTACTGGCGGGCCGATGGCATCCGGTGAATATAATGGAAAACCTGCAGATTTGATTACTGTATTTGAAGCTGTTGGTGCTTATTCTGCCGGTAAAATGTCTGAAGAAGAAGTCAAAGAACTTGAAAAATGTGCCTGTCCTGGAGCTGGAAGCTGCTCCGGTCTATTTACTGCAAATACTATGGCATGTATTACAGAAACATTTGGTTTGTCCCTTCCGACCTGTGCTACAACCCATGCAAGAACAGATGAAAACAATCAGATTGCATTTGAATCCGGAAAACAAATCTTAAAGCTTGTTGAAGACGATATCAGGCCATCAGATATTTTAACACAAGGGGCATTCAATAATGCCATCGCTGTTGACATGGCTTTGGGAGGATCATCCAATACTGCATTACATATTCCAGCCATTGCCAGTGAAGTTGATGGCATAGATGTTGATTTGGAATTGTTCGATAAGATATCAAGAGAAGTTCCGCATATTACACTTATATCTCCTGCCGGTGAAGATTCAATGATGGACTTGCACCTGGCCGGTGGTATTCAGGCTGTTTTAAAGACTTTGGGAGATAAAATCGATACCAGTCAATTGACAGTAACCGGAAAAACAATTAGGGAAAACCTGGAAACTGTTGAAAACAAAAACACCGATGTCATTCATACATTGGACAGTCCAGTACATGAAGATGGCGGAATTGCTATTTTGAAAGGTAATTTGGCTCCAAATGGTAGTGTCGTTAAAAAAGGTGCTGTAGCAGACCATCTAATGCATCTTAAAGGCCCTGCAAAAGTTTATAATTCTGAAGAAGATGTAACCAAGGCTATATTTGACCATGAAATTGAAGAGGGAGATATTGTCGTAATCAGATATGAGGGTCCTAAAGGAGGTCCTGGAATGCGTGAAATGTTAAATCCAACATCTGCCCTTGCTGGAATGAACATCAAGGATGTGGGATTAATAACTGATGGAAGATTCTCCGGTGGAACAAGAGGGCCTTGCATAGGGCATGTATCTCCAGAAGCAAGAGAAGACGGACCAATTGCCGCAATACAAAACGGTGATATAATTGAAATTGACATTAACAATAGAATCATTAATGTTGAACTTTCCGATGCAGAAATTGAAGAAAGATTAAAATCTATTGAACACCCAGAAAGTGATGTTGATGGGTGGTTAGCAATATATCAAAAATTAGTTCACTCAGCAGATACAGGCGCTATTATGAGGTAG